In the Phaeobacter inhibens DSM 16374 genome, one interval contains:
- a CDS encoding AMP-binding protein, which yields MFVLNDTPLDPTALHPRLQQALGDDLHHRYALRMRDTGLGLATLLYLKDHKAGVFPIHADIPAEAAKQMATKAGCDWFLEDNLVPQPLPRQPGQTASARPGAGVLVQMSSGTTGAAKVITRSWDNISTEVRHYADFFASAAKMTPVIACPVTHSYGLIPGVLVALHRGHVPVIIDAVNPKYVLRRLREVSNPVLYTSPAMLHTLAKLLPRDEELNAAVTSGTVLPDPWFQLIRARTRHLFQQYGCSEVGCIAINQDLQAPCDVGHPLPHLDLQAGAPDTPGQVRVQLTTGGPATTDAAGGNWVETGDLGYLAADGGLVFTARADDMINVAGLNVYPQDVERAVMCLPGVEDAVAFRLPDPQAGARVGLLFVSATLSETQLRAQCADLLADHQKPALLRRLPALPRQANGKISRRDIAERYASGTDHTADQQVPA from the coding sequence ATGTTTGTGTTGAATGACACCCCCCTTGACCCCACCGCGCTGCACCCAAGACTGCAACAGGCGCTTGGCGATGATCTGCACCACCGCTACGCCCTGCGGATGCGCGACACCGGCCTCGGCCTCGCAACCCTGCTCTACCTGAAGGACCACAAGGCCGGCGTTTTCCCAATCCACGCCGATATCCCGGCGGAGGCCGCAAAACAGATGGCGACCAAAGCCGGATGCGACTGGTTTCTGGAGGATAATCTTGTCCCGCAACCGCTGCCCCGGCAGCCCGGTCAGACCGCCAGCGCGCGCCCCGGCGCCGGCGTTCTGGTGCAGATGAGCTCCGGCACCACCGGCGCGGCCAAGGTGATCACCCGCAGCTGGGACAACATCTCAACAGAGGTCCGCCATTACGCCGACTTCTTTGCCAGCGCCGCTAAGATGACGCCGGTGATCGCCTGCCCGGTGACCCATTCCTACGGGCTGATTCCGGGGGTTCTGGTGGCGCTACATCGTGGCCATGTGCCGGTCATCATTGATGCGGTGAACCCGAAGTACGTCCTGCGCCGCCTGCGCGAGGTGTCAAACCCGGTGCTCTATACCTCGCCTGCGATGCTGCATACCCTTGCCAAGCTGCTGCCCCGTGACGAGGAACTGAACGCCGCCGTCACCTCGGGCACGGTGCTGCCCGATCCATGGTTCCAGCTGATCCGCGCCCGCACCCGGCATCTGTTCCAGCAATATGGCTGCTCCGAAGTGGGCTGTATTGCGATCAATCAGGACCTGCAGGCGCCCTGCGATGTCGGCCACCCGCTGCCGCATCTCGATCTGCAGGCAGGCGCGCCCGACACCCCCGGCCAGGTCCGCGTACAGCTGACGACTGGGGGTCCGGCCACCACGGATGCCGCTGGGGGCAACTGGGTCGAGACCGGCGATCTGGGCTATCTCGCCGCCGATGGCGGGCTGGTCTTCACCGCCCGTGCGGATGATATGATCAACGTGGCCGGGCTGAACGTCTATCCGCAGGATGTCGAACGCGCGGTTATGTGCCTGCCGGGGGTTGAGGATGCCGTCGCCTTTCGCCTGCCCGACCCGCAGGCCGGCGCGCGGGTGGGGCTGCTGTTCGTCAGCGCCACCCTCAGCGAGACGCAGCTGCGCGCCCAATGCGCCGATCTGCTGGCCGATCATCAAAAACCTGCTCTGCTGCGTCGCCTCCCCGCCCTGCCACGTCAGGCCAATGGCAAGATCAGTCGCCGCGACATCGCCGAAAGATACGCATCCGGCACGGATCACACAGCCGATCAGCAGGTGCCCGCATGA
- a CDS encoding DUF6005 family protein, whose product MTFDSVLHAMQQTLAGPLANPHMAQFGPEAVLNDDLHIDSVVLINLLVHLETDHGVAIPERDFRKEDFVTVADLIHVLLASPSAAVAIEPEAAPANQDPSEITVHCFVSCLCAAIRRHEGLDFRPFYFGTWDSDFAVTAQQHLAYHSAEMTQDHYIRWVEQLYGIRVSQWHDPALSKSDNLTRFEKLLHTPATDRQLVVMLDMFHLPERDTKYNQDPFPHFVIIEPTADPEVWHMNDPDYRWRGDLPRAAILNAMAQPSVAGGYILDSTRARAPEPQDLVAYFNATFRPDANPLTDALRRIITYHGHPERPLALPELEIALRELPVLSLRKYAYEHAFAFFWRALGLSFAAFDAHCDQVEALCEGFRRLHFQAAKLAHTRDRDQLPELIAALDALDRLEFTIKTALHAQFQTWCRTTQVAASISPNRSHETRAILKGEPA is encoded by the coding sequence ATGACCTTCGACAGCGTGCTGCACGCAATGCAGCAGACCCTCGCCGGACCGCTGGCCAATCCGCATATGGCACAATTCGGACCCGAGGCGGTGCTGAACGATGATCTGCATATCGACTCCGTGGTGCTGATCAACCTGCTGGTGCATCTGGAAACCGACCACGGCGTTGCGATCCCCGAGCGTGATTTCCGCAAGGAGGATTTCGTCACCGTCGCCGATCTGATCCATGTGCTTCTGGCCAGCCCATCCGCAGCGGTTGCCATCGAACCAGAGGCAGCCCCCGCCAATCAGGACCCGAGCGAGATCACCGTACATTGCTTTGTCAGCTGTCTCTGTGCGGCGATCCGGCGGCATGAGGGACTGGATTTCCGGCCCTTCTACTTCGGCACATGGGACAGCGATTTTGCTGTCACCGCCCAGCAGCATCTGGCCTATCACAGCGCCGAGATGACCCAGGATCACTATATCCGCTGGGTCGAACAACTGTATGGCATCCGCGTCAGCCAGTGGCACGATCCCGCCCTGTCGAAATCCGACAACCTGACCCGCTTTGAAAAACTGCTCCACACCCCGGCCACCGACCGCCAGCTGGTGGTGATGCTCGATATGTTCCACCTGCCGGAGCGGGACACCAAATACAATCAGGACCCGTTTCCGCATTTCGTCATTATCGAGCCGACCGCCGACCCCGAGGTCTGGCATATGAACGATCCGGATTATCGCTGGCGGGGCGACCTGCCGCGTGCCGCCATCCTCAATGCGATGGCGCAACCCAGCGTGGCGGGCGGCTATATCCTCGACAGCACGCGCGCCCGCGCGCCCGAACCTCAGGACCTCGTGGCCTATTTCAACGCGACCTTCCGCCCGGACGCCAACCCGCTGACGGACGCCCTGCGCCGGATCATCACCTATCACGGCCACCCCGAGCGGCCGCTGGCACTGCCGGAGCTGGAGATCGCCCTGCGCGAATTGCCGGTGCTGTCGCTGCGCAAATACGCCTATGAACACGCCTTTGCCTTCTTCTGGCGCGCGCTGGGGCTCTCCTTTGCGGCGTTTGACGCCCATTGCGATCAGGTCGAGGCCCTTTGTGAGGGGTTCCGTCGGCTGCATTTTCAGGCTGCCAAACTGGCGCATACCCGCGACCGCGACCAGCTGCCGGAACTGATCGCGGCACTGGACGCATTGGACCGGCTGGAGTTTACAATCAAGACAGCGCTTCATGCGCAGTTTCAGACCTGGTGCCGCACCACTCAGGTCGCCGCGTCCATCTCACCCAATCGAAGCCATGAAACAAGGGCCATACTCAAAGGGGAGCCGGCATGA
- a CDS encoding sugar phosphate isomerase/epimerase family protein, whose protein sequence is MKISLCTISFRHQLIDLKDIAFWARDTGFQGIELWGVHARNQSPLAIHNAQWMAAQGLSIPMISDYLPLQDRQELTRRTRALCALAQTWGAGKIRTFAGMQASATVPAADRDQTTRALRHACDIAADHGLRLLVETHPGTLADTLASTVALIDATNHDALAINFDALHVWEGGDDPVTARRTLLPRIAHYHLKNVSDRARLPVFAPANVYSAAGCRTGMVPLMEGAYDYRSLLREMWQDGPCEASLEWFGDEVFQTLKNDIAEIRALTAAEPTTAGQTGTTHQTASVG, encoded by the coding sequence ATGAAGATTTCGCTCTGCACCATTTCTTTTCGCCACCAGCTGATCGACCTGAAGGACATTGCCTTCTGGGCGCGGGATACCGGGTTTCAGGGGATTGAGCTTTGGGGCGTTCATGCCCGCAATCAGTCGCCGCTGGCGATCCATAACGCGCAGTGGATGGCCGCACAGGGGCTGTCGATCCCGATGATCAGCGACTACCTGCCCCTGCAGGACCGGCAGGAGCTGACCCGCAGAACCCGCGCCTTATGTGCGTTGGCGCAAACCTGGGGCGCGGGCAAGATTCGCACCTTTGCCGGGATGCAGGCCAGCGCCACGGTCCCGGCGGCGGACCGCGACCAGACCACCCGCGCCCTGCGCCACGCCTGCGATATCGCCGCCGATCACGGCCTGCGCCTGCTGGTGGAGACCCACCCCGGCACGCTGGCCGATACGCTCGCCTCAACCGTGGCGCTGATCGACGCCACCAACCACGATGCGCTGGCCATCAACTTCGATGCGCTCCACGTCTGGGAAGGCGGTGATGATCCGGTGACGGCCCGCCGGACCCTGTTGCCCAGAATTGCGCATTACCACCTGAAAAACGTCTCGGACCGTGCCCGACTGCCCGTCTTTGCCCCCGCGAATGTCTACAGCGCGGCCGGCTGTCGAACCGGCATGGTGCCGCTGATGGAAGGGGCCTATGACTACCGCAGCCTGCTGCGGGAGATGTGGCAAGACGGCCCCTGCGAGGCCTCACTGGAATGGTTCGGCGATGAGGTGTTTCAGACCCTGAAAAATGACATCGCGGAGATCCGCGCCCTGACCGCTGCGGAACCAACCACGGCAGGTC